A window from Leptospira meyeri encodes these proteins:
- a CDS encoding LIC_13241 domain-containing protein, producing the protein MNPLDLNDLPFLKEESLRVYRWLLVEYPEIEKQENLNQGVINSESSKKKNSKDINQLEIGETIEFPIRWIMEQKGQRFEWVVSDMGSVTLRLGDEEGKRRNPAPIFYLSLRKLEGNVCHWTDPEGNPVPFPDPSILMEIQNRIQLYVDSIS; encoded by the coding sequence ATGAACCCTCTTGATTTAAATGACTTACCTTTTTTAAAAGAAGAGTCCCTTCGTGTGTATCGTTGGTTACTTGTAGAATATCCAGAAATAGAAAAACAAGAGAACCTAAACCAAGGTGTGATAAACTCTGAGTCCTCAAAAAAGAAAAATTCTAAAGACATAAACCAGTTGGAAATAGGTGAAACCATCGAATTTCCCATCCGTTGGATTATGGAACAAAAAGGGCAAAGGTTTGAGTGGGTGGTTTCGGACATGGGTTCCGTAACACTTAGGTTAGGTGATGAGGAAGGGAAACGAAGAAACCCTGCACCTATTTTTTATTTGAGTTTACGAAAATTAGAGGGAAATGTATGCCATTGGACTGATCCAGAAGGAAATCCGGTTCCTTTTCCCGATCCATCCATTTTGATGGAAATCCAAAATCGGATTCAATTGTATGTGGATTCGATTTCTTGA
- a CDS encoding chloride channel protein: protein MGSNFGLKGVFSIQGPRSIYVYSLLIGLLSGFGAYGFNWALTWTESFTFGNLMGYDPGIPAGDLHFHSIGDVGPISPLWVVFLPAIGGLLVGIITSFFCSEAQGGGTDSLIYAFHFNEGKIQTKVPFYKAIATILTLGSGGSGGKEGPTAQIGAGFGSSLAGFLGAGARARRTLMLAGTAGGLGAIFRAPLGGAITAVEMVYQEDIESDSLVPCILSSVTAYLTYTSIAGSGSIFSVQEYSLNDYRHIPLYVLLGLLCYVVGYFFVKVYHFVQDIFSKLPLPNFLKPAFGGLIVGCIALLFPEVLGSGFGLIQRMINGEVLESTSFAFSGPFFLLAVALFKVFSTSLTVGSGSSGGLLGPSFAIGGMLGAFVGSMAQVVFPELGIVIFPFLLVGMGSFFAGVARAPIAGMVMVCDMIGSYELLPPLMIVSVIAVVLSHKFSIYRNQIKNRFLSPSHHWDMNQDIMDRIRITDHFSEFRKYAMVSEHLSLTELQSNAPGIQASDFILIGAGEEYKGIVSLRKNRILPEFEADLKNLITCGEIVQDVPSVCTNDTLGKALRILLEYDVDKLAIVEDGKCLGYLRYIDLFNAYQNEVKNKQRKSV from the coding sequence TTTCGGCAATTTGATGGGTTATGATCCAGGGATTCCAGCCGGCGATTTACATTTCCATTCCATCGGAGACGTGGGTCCAATTTCTCCTCTTTGGGTTGTTTTTTTACCTGCCATTGGTGGCCTTCTTGTTGGCATCATCACAAGCTTTTTTTGTTCAGAAGCCCAAGGTGGGGGGACTGATTCTCTTATTTATGCATTTCATTTTAATGAAGGAAAAATCCAAACCAAAGTTCCATTTTATAAAGCGATAGCCACTATACTTACGTTAGGTTCTGGTGGGTCGGGAGGAAAGGAAGGGCCAACAGCACAAATTGGGGCAGGGTTTGGTTCTAGTTTGGCGGGGTTCTTAGGGGCCGGAGCCAGAGCCCGAAGGACTTTGATGTTAGCGGGAACGGCGGGTGGACTTGGAGCCATTTTTCGCGCACCACTTGGAGGAGCCATCACTGCTGTAGAGATGGTTTACCAAGAAGATATCGAAAGTGATTCTCTTGTTCCTTGTATTTTATCTTCTGTAACCGCTTATTTAACGTATACAAGCATCGCAGGGAGCGGTTCAATATTTTCTGTACAAGAGTATAGTCTCAACGATTACAGACACATTCCGCTGTATGTTTTACTTGGGCTTCTATGTTATGTGGTTGGGTATTTTTTTGTCAAAGTATATCATTTTGTTCAGGATATCTTTTCCAAACTTCCACTACCCAACTTCTTGAAACCAGCGTTTGGTGGTCTGATTGTTGGTTGTATTGCTTTATTGTTTCCAGAAGTTTTGGGTTCTGGGTTTGGACTCATCCAAAGAATGATCAATGGAGAAGTGCTAGAATCTACGAGTTTTGCTTTTTCTGGTCCTTTTTTCCTTTTGGCAGTAGCTTTATTTAAAGTGTTTTCTACATCACTGACTGTTGGTTCTGGAAGTTCAGGTGGGTTACTCGGTCCTTCTTTCGCCATCGGTGGTATGTTAGGTGCTTTTGTTGGTTCCATGGCTCAAGTTGTATTTCCAGAATTAGGTATTGTTATTTTTCCTTTTCTTTTAGTGGGTATGGGATCTTTTTTTGCCGGAGTGGCAAGGGCTCCCATTGCAGGAATGGTAATGGTTTGTGATATGATCGGAAGTTATGAACTTTTACCACCACTCATGATTGTTTCTGTCATTGCGGTTGTACTCTCTCATAAATTTTCTATTTATAGAAACCAAATCAAAAATAGATTTTTGTCTCCTTCACATCATTGGGATATGAATCAGGACATTATGGATCGGATTCGTATCACGGATCATTTTTCTGAATTTAGAAAATATGCTATGGTTTCAGAACATCTTTCTTTGACTGAATTACAGTCCAATGCGCCAGGAATCCAGGCAAGTGATTTCATTCTAATTGGGGCCGGGGAAGAATACAAAGGGATCGTGTCCCTTCGGAAAAATAGAATCCTTCCAGAATTTGAAGCCGATTTAAAAAACTTGATTACTTGCGGAGAAATTGTGCAAGATGTCCCTTCTGTTTGCACAAACGATACTTTAGGAAAAGCATTACGTATTCTCTTAGAATATGATGTCGACAAACTTGCAATTGTTGAAGATGGTAAATGTTTGGGTTATTTGCGTTATATTGATTTATTTAATGCGTACCAAAATGAAGTGAAAAATAAGCAGCGTAAGTCAGTATGA
- a CDS encoding (2Fe-2S)-binding protein codes for MRPKRVCLCRMVTEDELVRAIHAGAVTMEQIRETTRASTGCGTCSMQVYHILQRELQNLSRRKIS; via the coding sequence ATGAGGCCCAAACGGGTCTGCTTATGCCGGATGGTGACAGAAGATGAATTAGTCCGTGCCATCCATGCGGGTGCCGTGACCATGGAACAAATCAGAGAAACCACAAGGGCCTCTACCGGCTGCGGAACCTGCTCCATGCAGGTGTACCACATCCTCCAGCGCGAATTGCAGAATCTCTCACGGAGGAAAATTTCATGA
- the lpxD gene encoding UDP-3-O-(3-hydroxymyristoyl)glucosamine N-acyltransferase, giving the protein MNQLTLSALQSLLPEAKFQNTESILSLSFTGLTSLSLATTNDISFVASKTFVNDAKTSKAPVLIVSSDIVDSLSDKALIIVPKVELATAKIIRHFFPEKQPSGKHSKQVAIDPTAKIGSNTDIGHFVTIGKNSIIGNDCIIEDGVKIGDNVHIGDGARIGKNCVFFDDTIIGKRFIVFGNSSFGGDGFGFVFADGKHNKIPQVGRVVIGDDVEVGSNCTIDRGALTDTTIGNGCKFDNMVHIAHNCKVGDHVIIAGQSGLAGSVTLGNHVIIGGACAISDHLTLVDGTIIAGGSSLRTSPKTKDVYVGWDLGLTFPEFQKYRVNIKNIVNLNKWLKRIENIEKKVGIETKES; this is encoded by the coding sequence ATGAACCAACTCACTCTATCTGCTCTCCAGTCATTACTTCCAGAAGCAAAGTTTCAAAATACAGAAAGTATTCTTTCACTTTCTTTTACAGGACTTACTTCTCTTTCATTAGCCACTACAAACGATATTTCATTTGTAGCTTCCAAAACATTTGTCAATGATGCCAAAACTTCCAAAGCTCCCGTACTCATTGTATCTTCTGATATCGTTGATTCCCTTTCAGATAAAGCGTTGATCATAGTTCCTAAAGTGGAACTCGCAACTGCAAAAATCATTCGGCACTTCTTTCCAGAAAAACAACCTTCAGGAAAACACAGCAAACAAGTTGCCATCGACCCGACTGCAAAAATTGGATCCAATACCGATATCGGACATTTTGTAACCATTGGCAAAAACTCGATCATTGGAAACGACTGTATTATTGAAGATGGAGTCAAAATTGGAGACAACGTCCATATTGGTGATGGAGCAAGAATTGGAAAAAACTGCGTGTTCTTTGATGATACCATCATCGGAAAACGTTTTATTGTATTTGGAAATTCCAGTTTTGGTGGTGATGGATTTGGATTTGTTTTTGCTGATGGCAAACACAACAAAATCCCACAAGTGGGCCGTGTTGTCATTGGTGACGATGTGGAAGTAGGAAGTAACTGCACCATCGACCGAGGGGCTCTTACAGATACAACCATTGGGAATGGATGTAAATTTGATAATATGGTTCACATTGCCCATAACTGTAAAGTGGGAGATCATGTCATCATTGCTGGACAGTCTGGTCTTGCAGGGAGTGTGACACTTGGAAACCATGTGATCATTGGCGGGGCTTGCGCGATTAGCGACCATTTAACACTTGTAGATGGAACCATCATTGCTGGTGGATCCAGTCTACGTACATCGCCAAAAACAAAAGATGTGTATGTGGGTTGGGACTTAGGACTCACCTTCCCTGAATTTCAAAAGTATCGTGTGAATATCAAAAACATTGTGAACTTGAACAAATGGCTCAAACGCATAGAAAACATCGAAAAAAAAGTAGGAATTGAAACTAAAGAATCTTAA
- a CDS encoding ATP-dependent zinc protease, with product MSFSSHFMKFQFSFIDSMHSRFLFILLLGSISLFFNCFGSKQIIEKKPDSHIKPIVIPPQYLKPIIGRVEWVEFPNWKLKLRARIDTGAKSCSIHAVNIERLTENGEEFVVFETFVDEKPVKLKSRFVKEAKVSSTSGVSEKRIMIREVMKMGKIKEEVIINLNDRTNLNYPILIGRNYLMGKFLVDVSLSHALGD from the coding sequence ATGAGTTTTTCCAGTCATTTTATGAAATTTCAATTCAGTTTTATTGATTCAATGCATTCTCGCTTTTTATTTATCCTTTTACTTGGATCAATCTCACTTTTCTTTAATTGTTTTGGATCTAAACAAATCATTGAGAAAAAACCAGATTCTCATATCAAACCAATTGTCATCCCACCTCAATATTTAAAACCCATCATTGGTCGGGTGGAATGGGTTGAATTCCCCAATTGGAAACTTAAACTTCGGGCAAGAATTGATACAGGTGCTAAATCCTGTTCCATCCATGCTGTCAATATTGAAAGGCTCACTGAGAATGGTGAAGAGTTTGTTGTTTTTGAAACATTTGTGGATGAAAAACCAGTTAAGTTAAAAAGTCGATTTGTAAAAGAAGCAAAAGTTTCCAGTACTTCCGGAGTTTCTGAAAAACGGATTATGATTCGTGAAGTTATGAAGATGGGAAAAATTAAAGAAGAAGTCATCATCAATTTGAACGATAGAACTAATTTGAATTATCCCATTCTCATAGGTCGAAATTATTTAATGGGTAAGTTTTTAGTTGATGTATCTTTGTCTCACGCATTAGGAGATTAA
- a CDS encoding DoxX family protein, which produces MFYKLLATNKDITLTILRVTLGLVILPHGAQKVLGAFGGYGFEGTMGFFTGTLGIPYFFALLAIIAEFFGAIGLIVGLFTRVAAFGIFATMLVAAVLVHLPNGFFADKGGYEYQLLTFGLAIPLIIKGAGSFSLDDIIAHKIEG; this is translated from the coding sequence ATGTTTTATAAACTACTCGCAACAAACAAAGACATTACACTCACTATCCTCCGCGTCACACTCGGTCTGGTGATCCTTCCCCACGGAGCTCAAAAAGTTCTAGGGGCATTCGGTGGATACGGATTCGAAGGAACAATGGGTTTCTTTACAGGAACACTGGGCATTCCTTACTTCTTTGCTCTTCTTGCCATCATCGCTGAATTTTTTGGTGCGATTGGTCTTATCGTAGGGCTTTTCACAAGAGTGGCAGCTTTTGGAATTTTTGCAACTATGCTTGTAGCGGCAGTGCTTGTTCATTTACCAAACGGATTCTTTGCTGATAAAGGTGGATACGAATACCAACTTTTAACTTTTGGTTTGGCAATTCCTCTGATCATTAAAGGTGCTGGTTCGTTTTCATTGGATGATATCATCGCTCATAAAATCGAAGGATAA
- a CDS encoding 7TM domain-containing protein — translation MDRKTLITVSILIILPIVSILYKLKVADLSLLPMEVDDTVNLQVVILPKENVAVSEVNFPVPKQFIQSKVLKSNMKIEDLDFRMQKRQYGHLGIWEGEDWNSPIGYYAKIKILPYTHSHPEPEIPQPTGKQSAKEPYYLSLKNFSPEEMQLAKKLFEQIHPYDKDNVAAAKQIFYFISEEVLNTTKDISLSDTIRLHNGSAYTQAILFSLLCRIRGIQARTVAGFDLSKQNTKDNKTKLSFWNEIRIHGKWYFVSTYKNIFASTVNGYLPLWKSVEERRSLGEDPATFRYTAYITKSNVNRYNFKEYSDEIASSNRFLRYYSLYSLPTPLQNLFRLVILIPIGALVLSVARNMIGIPTFGIFTPILLAMFFYETNLLFGICFFLLIIGLGFFERYALDKYYLLAVPRLSILLTITVITLILFSVLNEEISFFNQMSVTLFPIVITTIFVERFSIMIIEEGVLHTFVTLAGTLLIALISYMIFFFGSLQILFFTHPELLFIVIAIQILLGQYKGYRVSELFRFKEIFKS, via the coding sequence TTGGATCGCAAAACTTTAATTACTGTATCGATACTGATCATTTTACCCATTGTATCGATTCTTTATAAACTAAAGGTTGCCGATCTTTCGCTTTTACCAATGGAAGTTGATGACACAGTCAATTTGCAAGTAGTAATTCTTCCAAAAGAAAATGTTGCCGTTTCTGAAGTGAACTTTCCTGTCCCAAAACAATTCATTCAATCTAAAGTCTTAAAATCCAATATGAAAATAGAGGATTTAGATTTTAGAATGCAAAAAAGACAGTATGGTCATTTGGGCATTTGGGAAGGAGAAGATTGGAATTCGCCGATTGGTTATTATGCAAAAATAAAAATTTTACCTTACACACATTCTCATCCTGAACCAGAAATTCCTCAGCCAACAGGAAAACAAAGTGCAAAGGAACCATATTACCTTTCTCTCAAAAATTTTTCCCCAGAAGAGATGCAGTTAGCAAAAAAACTCTTTGAACAGATTCATCCTTACGACAAAGACAACGTTGCTGCTGCTAAACAGATTTTTTATTTTATTTCAGAAGAAGTTTTGAATACAACCAAAGATATTTCTCTTTCGGATACAATTCGTTTGCACAATGGAAGTGCTTATACTCAGGCGATTCTATTTTCCCTACTTTGTAGAATACGTGGTATCCAAGCAAGGACAGTAGCTGGTTTTGATTTGTCCAAACAGAACACAAAGGATAACAAAACAAAACTTAGTTTTTGGAACGAAATTCGAATTCATGGAAAGTGGTATTTTGTATCAACCTACAAAAATATTTTTGCCAGCACTGTCAATGGGTATCTACCACTCTGGAAATCTGTTGAAGAAAGAAGGTCTCTTGGTGAAGATCCAGCTACCTTTCGTTATACGGCTTATATCACAAAATCAAATGTTAATCGATATAATTTTAAAGAATATAGTGATGAAATTGCTTCGAGTAATCGTTTTTTACGTTATTATTCATTGTATAGTTTGCCTACACCATTGCAGAACTTGTTCAGGCTTGTGATTTTGATTCCCATTGGAGCTTTGGTTTTGTCAGTGGCAAGAAATATGATTGGAATTCCCACTTTTGGAATTTTTACTCCGATCTTACTTGCGATGTTTTTTTATGAAACAAATCTCCTCTTTGGGATTTGTTTTTTTCTTTTGATCATTGGGCTTGGGTTTTTTGAAAGGTATGCTTTGGATAAATACTATTTACTGGCTGTCCCAAGACTTTCGATTCTACTCACAATCACCGTCATTACCTTAATTTTGTTTTCGGTTCTTAATGAAGAGATTTCTTTTTTTAACCAAATGAGTGTCACTTTGTTTCCGATTGTCATTACCACAATATTTGTGGAACGATTTTCTATTATGATCATTGAAGAAGGGGTTTTGCATACCTTTGTGACTTTAGCGGGAACTTTACTCATCGCACTCATCAGTTATATGATTTTCTTTTTTGGTTCTTTACAAATTCTCTTTTTTACACATCCCGAATTGTTGTTTATTGTCATTGCGATTCAAATCCTTTTGGGTCAATACAAAGGTTATCGAGTTTCAGAGCTTTTTCGATTTAAGGAAATATTTAAATCGTGA
- a CDS encoding alpha-L-glutamate ligase-like protein: MISIFKKFEEEGILGINRRIGEYILPYNPREYYPLVDDKWKTAELARQFHVPMPHHYGLVDAFGGIRGIQELIQGRPGFVVKPANGGMGNGILVITGESETPNGSSLYHKVDGKKISEKELHHHISGILSGLYSLDGNSDSCVLQERLECHSFFREISFRGIPDIRVIVFLGYPVMAMLRLPTKESGGRANLHQGALGVGVNLKTGTLTHSVCNDKIIHLHPDTKQTLTGRVIPHWETILEMASRCYDMSGLGYLGVDIVLDELRGPLLLEMNARPGLGIQIANRMGLRDRLSLVEKVRNSADGPKTRVHRMLQEL; encoded by the coding sequence GTGATCTCTATTTTCAAAAAATTTGAAGAAGAGGGAATCCTTGGAATTAATCGCAGGATTGGCGAATACATTTTACCCTACAATCCAAGAGAATATTATCCTTTAGTGGATGATAAATGGAAAACGGCGGAACTGGCAAGACAGTTCCATGTTCCTATGCCTCATCATTATGGATTGGTGGATGCTTTTGGTGGGATTCGAGGCATTCAGGAACTCATTCAGGGAAGGCCTGGATTTGTCGTTAAACCAGCTAACGGTGGTATGGGGAACGGAATCCTCGTGATTACTGGTGAATCAGAAACTCCCAATGGTTCTAGTCTTTATCACAAAGTAGATGGGAAAAAAATCTCAGAAAAAGAACTTCACCATCATATATCAGGAATTTTGTCCGGACTTTATTCTTTGGATGGAAATTCAGATTCTTGCGTGTTACAAGAGAGGTTGGAATGCCATTCGTTCTTTCGTGAGATTTCCTTTCGCGGAATACCAGACATTCGTGTGATTGTATTTTTAGGTTACCCTGTGATGGCGATGTTGCGTTTGCCAACGAAAGAGTCAGGTGGAAGGGCTAATCTCCACCAAGGGGCTTTGGGTGTAGGTGTAAACCTAAAAACAGGAACACTCACGCATTCGGTATGTAATGATAAAATCATTCATTTACATCCAGACACAAAACAAACATTAACTGGAAGGGTGATCCCTCATTGGGAAACTATTTTAGAAATGGCCTCACGTTGTTACGATATGTCCGGTTTAGGATATTTGGGTGTGGATATTGTGCTCGATGAATTACGTGGCCCACTCCTCTTGGAAATGAACGCAAGACCAGGTCTTGGAATTCAGATAGCGAACCGGATGGGACTGCGAGATCGATTGAGTTTGGTGGAGAAGGTTCGGAATTCGGCGGATGGCCCTAAGACTCGAGTCCACCGAATGCTGCAAGAATTGTAA
- a CDS encoding MFS transporter: protein MSQDKNPEAKKKKNREIFGWCMFDFANSSYTTVIISVVYCEIFTRLVVPADMGSDNPYRMGNSLWAWALAASYLFVVATGPIFGAITDYSSKKKLFLFLSYLGCVGATFLLYYVEPGMVWLGMVLVAFSNFFFASGENFASSFLPFLGSKEDLGKISGYAWGIGYFGGIGSVALATTLGDYTLDNFQNLKLVGPYTAIFFLIAAIPTFLFLKEPHLPLGVSHHVNYFKIGKDRVVQTLKDASHFKDLMVYLVSLFFTMAALAIVISFAFIYGSQEIHIEAEHKQAMFIFIQIFAAVGALAFGVIQDSIGAKKTFNLTLVLWLVTCGLIYFVHDLTNFANVSLGKTWTVQWVFVFISSLAGMGLGSTQSASRALVGIFSPESKSGEFFGMWGLSGKIAAAAGLFLFGYIQTLVTLRNAFLVVAFFYFLSLLINLFVNEERGVEAANRFQEKT, encoded by the coding sequence ATGTCCCAAGACAAAAACCCGGAAGCCAAAAAGAAAAAAAACCGCGAAATTTTTGGATGGTGTATGTTCGATTTTGCGAACTCCTCCTACACCACAGTCATCATCAGTGTTGTATACTGTGAGATTTTCACAAGACTCGTCGTCCCCGCCGACATGGGATCGGACAATCCGTACCGAATGGGAAATTCCCTTTGGGCTTGGGCACTTGCTGCCTCGTATTTATTTGTGGTAGCTACAGGACCCATCTTCGGTGCCATCACGGACTACAGTTCTAAGAAAAAATTATTTCTTTTCCTTAGTTACCTAGGTTGTGTGGGAGCTACTTTTTTACTCTATTATGTGGAACCGGGGATGGTATGGCTCGGAATGGTGCTTGTTGCCTTTTCTAACTTTTTCTTTGCCTCTGGAGAAAACTTTGCCTCTAGCTTTTTACCCTTCCTTGGATCAAAGGAAGACTTAGGTAAAATCTCAGGTTATGCTTGGGGAATTGGTTATTTCGGTGGAATTGGATCAGTTGCTCTTGCCACAACACTTGGAGACTACACCTTAGACAATTTCCAAAACTTGAAGTTAGTTGGTCCGTATACTGCAATTTTCTTTTTGATTGCAGCGATTCCCACTTTCCTTTTCTTAAAAGAACCACATTTACCTTTGGGTGTTTCTCATCATGTAAATTATTTTAAGATTGGGAAGGATCGTGTGGTCCAAACCTTAAAAGACGCAAGCCACTTCAAAGATTTAATGGTATATTTGGTTTCCTTATTCTTTACGATGGCGGCTCTTGCGATTGTCATTTCTTTTGCTTTTATTTATGGATCACAAGAAATCCATATCGAAGCAGAACACAAACAGGCTATGTTTATTTTTATCCAAATCTTTGCGGCAGTGGGTGCACTCGCTTTTGGCGTCATCCAAGATAGTATTGGTGCTAAAAAAACTTTTAATCTAACGCTTGTTCTCTGGCTTGTGACTTGTGGTTTAATCTATTTTGTACATGATCTTACAAATTTTGCGAATGTTAGTCTTGGCAAAACTTGGACTGTCCAGTGGGTTTTTGTTTTTATTTCTTCCTTGGCTGGAATGGGGCTTGGTTCCACCCAATCGGCTTCAAGAGCCCTCGTTGGTATCTTTAGTCCTGAATCCAAATCAGGGGAATTTTTTGGAATGTGGGGACTTTCTGGAAAAATTGCTGCAGCAGCGGGACTTTTTCTTTTTGGATATATCCAAACACTCGTAACCCTTCGCAATGCTTTCCTTGTGGTAGCTTTCTTTTATTTTCTATCACTACTCATTAACTTATTTGTGAATGAAGAAAGAGGAGTGGAAGCGGCAAATCGTTTCCAAGAAAAAACATGA
- the mazG gene encoding nucleoside triphosphate pyrophosphohydrolase — MNPPNFDSPFENLLALTADLRSPEGCPWDKEQTHLSVIPHLLEETYEVVDTIERGDDSHLKEELGDLLFQITFHSQLAKERGAFGFQDVANDVFQKLVFRHPHVYGNTEGIHSGDQVLAQWDKLKQKEKEKKGNIDSDKSILAGIPKALPAIQRSEKIQSKVTKQGFDWPTVSGVFEKFQEEIKELDVELQTKGSLSSKKLPYDERVEDELGDLFFLLVNLSRKLSIDPETCLRRANEKFETRFRIVEDLVSQTGKTLKDHSLEELDLFWNQSKLQLKDKVSNHKKSDGDVTNLSDQNQNR; from the coding sequence GTGAACCCTCCTAATTTCGATTCACCCTTTGAAAATCTACTGGCTCTTACAGCAGATTTACGCAGTCCCGAAGGTTGTCCCTGGGACAAAGAACAGACGCATCTTTCCGTCATTCCCCATTTACTTGAAGAAACCTACGAAGTGGTGGATACGATTGAAAGAGGTGACGATAGCCACTTAAAAGAAGAGTTGGGAGACCTCCTTTTTCAGATTACCTTTCATAGCCAATTAGCCAAGGAAAGGGGAGCCTTCGGATTCCAAGACGTTGCCAATGACGTATTTCAAAAATTAGTATTTCGTCATCCTCATGTGTATGGGAATACGGAAGGAATCCATTCAGGAGATCAAGTTCTCGCACAATGGGACAAACTCAAACAAAAAGAAAAAGAGAAAAAGGGAAATATTGATTCCGATAAAAGTATCCTTGCGGGGATTCCAAAGGCTCTCCCTGCCATCCAGCGTTCTGAAAAAATCCAAAGCAAAGTCACCAAACAAGGATTTGATTGGCCTACAGTTTCAGGGGTGTTTGAAAAGTTCCAAGAAGAAATAAAAGAACTGGATGTGGAACTCCAAACCAAAGGGTCTCTTAGTTCTAAAAAATTACCTTATGATGAACGTGTCGAAGATGAGTTAGGTGACCTTTTCTTTTTATTAGTGAACTTATCTCGTAAACTATCCATTGACCCAGAAACCTGCCTTCGTCGGGCCAATGAAAAATTCGAAACCAGGTTTCGTATCGTAGAAGATTTGGTATCACAAACGGGAAAAACTTTGAAAGATCATTCCCTCGAGGAACTTGATTTGTTTTGGAACCAATCAAAGTTGCAACTGAAAGATAAAGTTTCAAATCATAAAAAATCTGACGGTGATGTCACAAATCTATCTGACCAAAATCAGAATCGGTAA
- a CDS encoding DUF6580 family putative transport protein, with translation MFQSRVSVAILMVIATVISRILPHPPNFTPILAVSLFSGAYLTDRRLALFVPILAMFVSDYFIGFHDLMPVVYGFMILAVLFGKQIGSSLTKSFGFTVVGSVVFFVLTNLAVWATSGMYTLDASGLATCFTLAIPFFQNSMAGDLVYSGILFGSMAFLNRTVFVAAKQNA, from the coding sequence ATGTTCCAATCTCGTGTCTCCGTTGCCATCCTTATGGTGATCGCTACTGTCATCAGCCGTATCCTACCTCACCCACCGAATTTTACGCCCATTTTGGCCGTTTCTTTGTTTTCGGGTGCTTATTTGACAGACAGACGACTTGCTCTTTTTGTTCCTATCTTAGCGATGTTCGTTTCCGATTATTTCATCGGGTTTCATGACCTAATGCCTGTGGTTTACGGATTTATGATCCTTGCGGTCCTCTTTGGAAAACAAATTGGTTCTTCTCTTACAAAATCCTTCGGGTTCACTGTGGTTGGATCGGTTGTTTTCTTTGTTCTTACCAACTTGGCAGTTTGGGCAACGAGTGGCATGTATACTTTAGATGCTTCTGGACTTGCGACTTGTTTTACACTGGCTATCCCTTTTTTCCAAAACTCAATGGCTGGTGATTTAGTGTATTCTGGAATCCTATTTGGATCGATGGCTTTTCTCAATCGCACTGTATTTGTTGCAGCAAAACAAAACGCTTAG
- a CDS encoding RibD family protein: MKLSINMAMTLDGKVVRPDGRWYGLTSSEDKTQMDVYRSQSDAILVGKNSILNDNPIVKIRAIPNALNPRPVILVRKGTLPPDKHVFEESDHIPLIICTKSNLKEIKTSLENKAEIFALDSDDIEPKKVTGILKRKGYKNVLLEGGPKLNFSFLEADLVDRIYLTIVPFVIGKTGLPGIADRNSELPGFDQNRWTLKDHFAKGNEIFLVYEKP, encoded by the coding sequence ATGAAATTATCGATCAATATGGCCATGACCTTGGACGGAAAGGTCGTTCGACCAGATGGCCGTTGGTATGGCCTCACATCCAGTGAAGACAAAACGCAAATGGATGTCTATCGTTCCCAGTCCGATGCTATCCTTGTAGGAAAAAACTCGATCCTGAACGACAATCCCATCGTGAAAATCCGTGCGATTCCCAATGCTTTGAACCCAAGACCAGTCATTTTGGTCCGCAAAGGGACACTCCCTCCAGACAAACATGTCTTTGAAGAATCAGATCATATCCCTTTAATCATTTGTACCAAATCCAACCTAAAAGAAATCAAAACAAGCCTTGAGAACAAAGCCGAAATCTTCGCCCTAGATTCTGATGACATTGAACCCAAAAAAGTCACAGGAATCCTCAAACGCAAAGGGTATAAAAACGTCCTCTTGGAAGGTGGGCCCAAACTCAATTTTTCCTTTTTGGAAGCTGACCTTGTGGATCGGATTTATCTGACCATTGTGCCATTTGTGATTGGAAAAACAGGACTTCCCGGAATCGCAGACCGCAACTCCGAACTCCCCGGATTTGACCAGAACCGTTGGACCCTAAAAGACCATTTTGCCAAAGGAAACGAAATCTTTCTCGTATATGAAAAACCGTAA